Proteins co-encoded in one Lynx canadensis isolate LIC74 chromosome C1, mLynCan4.pri.v2, whole genome shotgun sequence genomic window:
- the PRMT6 gene encoding protein arginine N-methyltransferase 6, giving the protein MSQPKKRKLESGGGGEGGEGAEEEDGGEQEAALPRPRRARRERDQLYYECYSDISVHEEMIADRVRTDAYRLGILRNWSALRGKTVLDVGAGTGILSIFCVQAGARRVYAVEASAIWQQAREVVRLNGLEDRVHVLPGPVETVELPEQVDAIVSEWMGYGLLHESMLSSVLYARTKWLKEGGLLLPASAELFVAPISDQMLELRLGFWSQVKQLYGVDMSCLESFATRCLMGHSEIVVQGLSGEDVLARPQRFAQLELARTGLEQELEAGVGGRFRFSCYGSAPMHGFAIWFQVTFPGGDSEKPLVLSTSPFHPVTHWKQALLYLNEPVQVEQDTDISGEITLLPSRDNHRLLRVLLRYKVGDQEEKTKDFAMED; this is encoded by the coding sequence ATGTCGCAGCCCAAGAAAAGAAAGCTTGAGTCGGGGGGCGGCGGcgaaggaggggagggagctgaggaGGAAGATGGCGGAGAGCAGGAGGCGGCCCTGCCGCGACCCCGGAGGGCTAGGCGGGAGCGGGACCAGCTGTACTACGAGTGCTACTCGGACATATCCGTCCACGAGGAGATGATTGCGGACCGCGTCCGCACGGATGCCTATCGCCTGGGCATCCTGCGGAACTGGTCAGCACTGCGGGGCAAGACTGTGCTGGACGTGGGCGCGGGCACCGGCATTCTTAGCATCTTCTGTGTGCAGGCCGGGGCCCGGCGCGTGTACGCGGTGGAGGCCAGCGCCATCTGGCAACAGGCCCGGGAGGTGGTGCGGCTCAACGGCCTGGAGGACCGGGTGCACGTCTTGCCGGGGCCAGTGGAGACGGTGGAGTTGCCGGAGCAGGTGGATGCCATCGTGAGCGAGTGGATGGGCTACGGACTCTTGCACGAGTccatgctgagctctgtgctCTACGCGCGGACCAAGTGGCTGAAGGAGGGCGGTCTTCTCCTGCCGGCTTCCGCCGAGCTCTTCGTGGCGCCCATCAGCGACCAGATGCTGGAGTTGCGCCTAGGCTTCTGGAGCCAGGTGAAGCAGCTCTATGGTGTGGACATGAGCTGCCTGGAGAGCTTCGCCACGCGCTGCCTTATGGGCCACTCGGAGATCGTGGTGCAGGGTTTGTCTGGGGAGGATGTACTGGCCCGGCCGCAGCGCTTTGCTCAGCTGGAGCTGGCCCGCACCGGCCTGGAGCAGGagctggaggctggggtgggCGGACGCTTCCGCTTCAGTTGCTACGGCTCGGCGCCCATGCACGGCTTTGCCATCTGGTTCCAGGTGACCTTCCCCGGAGGGGACTCGGAGAAACCGCTGGTGCTGTCCACTTCGCCTTTTCATCCGGTCACGCACTGGAAGCAGGCACTCCTCTACCTGAACGAACCTGTGCAAGTGGAACAAGATACGGACATTTCCGGAGAGATCACGCTGCTGCCCTCCCGGGATAACCACCGTCTCCTGCGCGTGCTGCTGCGCTACAAAGTAGGCGACCAGGAGGAGAAGACCAAAGACTTTGCCATGGAGGACTGA